The Neofelis nebulosa isolate mNeoNeb1 chromosome X, mNeoNeb1.pri, whole genome shotgun sequence genome has a segment encoding these proteins:
- the LOC131503054 gene encoding ferritin heavy chain-like codes for MATAPSSQVRQNYHPECEAAINSQINLELYASYVYLSMAFYFDRADVALENFSKFFLRQSHEESQHAEKLMQLQNQRGGRIRLHDIVRPDRDNWESGLNAMECAFHLEKSLNQSLLDLHQLATDKNDAHLCSFLETNYLHEQVKVIKELGGYITSLRKMGAPETGMAEYLFDKLTLGNSDKH; via the coding sequence ATGGCCACCGCGCCGTCCTCTCAAGTGCGCCAGAACTACCACCCCGAATGCGAGGCCGCCATCAACAGCCAGATCAACCTGGAGCTCTACGCCTCCTACGTGTACCTGTCGATGGCCTTCTATTTCGACCGCGCCGACGTGGCCCTGGAGAATTTCTCCAAGTTCTTCCTGCGCCAGTCCCACGAGGAGAGCCAGCATGCCGAGAAGCTGATGCAGCTGCAGAACCAGCGTGGGGGCCGCATCCGCCTCCACGACATCGTGAGGCCTGACCGCGACAACTGGGAGAGCGGCCTCAACGCCATGGAGTGCGCCTTTCACCTGGAGAAGAGCCTGAACCAGAGCCTGCTCGACCTGCACCAGCTGGCCACCGACAAGAACGACGCCCATCTGTGCAGCTTCCTGGAGACCAACTACCTGCACGAGCAAGTCAAGGTCATCAAAGAGCTGGGGGGCTACATCACCAGCCTGCGCAAGATGGGGGCCCCGGAAACCGGCATGGCAGAGTACCTCTTTGACAAGCTCACCCTGGGCAACAGCGACAAGCACTGA